In Hemiscyllium ocellatum isolate sHemOce1 chromosome 5, sHemOce1.pat.X.cur, whole genome shotgun sequence, the following are encoded in one genomic region:
- the LOC132815767 gene encoding sorcin-like: MAYPGYGAQFPQYGGAPGAPGGAGYPGAGGPGYPGAPGAGGYGAFPGQQQDPLYGYFAAVAGQDGQIDAEELQRCLTQSGISGTYKPFSMETCRLMISMLDRDMSGTMGFPEFKELWTVLSNWRQNFSTFDRDRSGTVEPQELQQAIGAMGYRLSPQGLNGIVKRYSTHGKISFDDYVACCVRLRALTEAFRRRDASQQGVVNFAYDDFIMCTMTI, translated from the exons CAATTTCCTCAGTATGGTGGTGCACCCGGAGCACCTGGTGGTGCAGGATATCCTGGAGCTGGGGGTCCAGGATATCCAGGAGCTCCCGGAGCTGGAGGTTATGGAGCATTCCCTGGTCAACAGCAGGACCCACTCTATGGATACTTTGCTGCAGTAGCTGGTCAA GATGGTCAGATAGACGCTGAGGAACTTCAGCGATGTCTTACTCAATCTGGCATCAGTGGCACCTACAAAC CATTCAGCATGGAGACCTGCAGGCTAATGATTTCCATGTTAGAT CGAGATATGTCCGGTACAATGGGTTTTCCAGAATTCAAAGAGCTGTGGACAGTTTTGAGTAACTGGCGGCAGAACTTTTCTACATTTGACCGTGACAGGAGTGGAACTGTAGAGCCCCAGGAACTGCAACAAGCTATTGGTGCCATGG GGTACAGACTGTCTCCTCAAGGTTTGAATGGAATTGTAAAGCGATATAGCACCCATGGGAAGATCTCCTTTGATGATTATGTAGCCTGTTGTGTAAGACTTCGTGCTCTGACAG AGGCCTTCAGAAGAAGAGATGCTTCCCAACAAGGAGTTGTTAATTTTGCATATGATGAT TTCATCATGTGCACCATGACTATTTAA